The proteins below come from a single Tsuneonella deserti genomic window:
- a CDS encoding ROK family protein, producing the protein MSGGTAAGRLIGAVEAGGTKFVLALADESGAILAHRRIPTQQPDNTFGAMADFFREAEATHGKIGAFGIGSFGPLALDHAAANWGTITTTPKQGWPGASYPQALAGFGVPLAVDTDVNAAALGEWLSGAGRRAFTLAYTTVGTGVGTGVLRKGQSMGGIGHYEAGHVPIRREAGDDFEGICRLHGDCLEGLASGPAIIARWGASLDRLGRREAEIIAGYLASFAVTLILLHMPERLIFGGGVSKAPGLIDAIRRMTEERLAGYVRHPALDPGLREYIVPPALGDDAGIRGAIELGRRMLPGAI; encoded by the coding sequence ATGAGCGGCGGCACCGCCGCTGGACGCCTGATCGGCGCTGTCGAAGCCGGCGGAACCAAGTTCGTCCTCGCGCTGGCTGACGAAAGCGGCGCGATCCTGGCGCACCGGCGCATTCCGACCCAGCAGCCGGACAACACTTTTGGGGCTATGGCGGACTTCTTTCGAGAGGCGGAAGCAACTCACGGAAAGATCGGCGCTTTCGGGATCGGCAGCTTCGGACCGCTCGCGCTCGATCATGCGGCTGCAAACTGGGGCACGATCACGACCACGCCCAAGCAAGGTTGGCCGGGGGCGTCCTATCCGCAGGCCCTCGCCGGTTTCGGCGTGCCTCTGGCGGTCGATACCGACGTAAACGCCGCCGCGCTCGGTGAGTGGCTGTCGGGGGCGGGGCGGCGAGCATTCACGCTTGCCTACACGACCGTCGGCACCGGAGTGGGCACCGGCGTCCTGCGCAAAGGCCAATCAATGGGAGGCATCGGCCATTACGAGGCGGGGCACGTGCCCATACGGCGGGAGGCTGGCGACGACTTCGAGGGAATATGCCGGCTTCACGGCGATTGCCTCGAAGGCCTCGCCAGCGGCCCCGCGATCATTGCCCGCTGGGGCGCCAGCCTCGACCGGTTGGGGCGGAGGGAGGCCGAGATCATCGCGGGATATCTGGCGAGTTTCGCCGTGACGCTGATCCTTCTCCATATGCCGGAGCGGCTGATCTTCGGTGGAGGAGTAAGCAAGGCGCCGGGGCTGATCGATGCGATCCGCCGGATGACCGAGGAGCGGTTGGCGGGCTACGTCCGGCACCCGGCGCTTGACCCCGGACTTAGGGAGTACATCGTTCCGCCTGCTCTGGGAGATGATGCCGGGATCCGCGGCGCTATCGAGCTTGGACGGCGGATGCTGCCGGGAGCGATCTGA
- a CDS encoding secondary thiamine-phosphate synthase enzyme YjbQ — MSVAQDILRFETAGRGLTDITSELSVWLARSRLLKGVLTLFCRHTSAGLLISENASIAVQRDLLRWLDRLAPEEGRYEHDEEGPDDMPAHIKAMLTGSALTIPFSSNRILLGTWQGVFLAEHRTRGHRREIVVTAMGE, encoded by the coding sequence GTGAGCGTCGCGCAAGACATATTGCGGTTCGAAACCGCCGGCCGGGGGCTGACGGACATCACCAGCGAGCTATCGGTCTGGCTTGCCCGGTCGCGCTTGCTCAAGGGCGTGCTGACGCTGTTCTGCCGGCACACCAGCGCAGGGCTGCTGATCAGCGAGAACGCCAGCATCGCCGTGCAGCGGGACCTGCTTCGCTGGCTCGACCGGCTCGCACCTGAGGAAGGCCGCTACGAGCACGACGAGGAAGGGCCCGACGACATGCCCGCGCACATCAAGGCGATGCTCACCGGCAGCGCGCTGACGATCCCCTTTTCGTCGAACCGGATCTTGCTCGGCACCTGGCAAGGCGTCTTCCTGGCCGAGCATCGCACCCGTGGCCACCGGCGCGAAATCGTCGTCACGGCGATGGGCGAATGA
- a CDS encoding HpcH/HpaI aldolase/citrate lyase family protein codes for MSRTLRSLLFIPGDSDKKLSKVAGCGADAVILDLEDAVAPANKLAARKRVADFVSTFDRNAPDAPELWVRINPLESGLAEADIAAMVPAQPHGIMQPKPNGPEDVARVSSLLDHMELAHGVRPGSIGIIPVATETAIAPFRLGEYASAGLARLRGLTWGAEDLAAALGATGNRGPDGEWLFTYRLVRSLTLMAAHAAGVPAIETLHADFRDEQGLLASSRQARGEGFSGRLAIHPAQVGPINEGFTPSDEEVSFARRVVAAFAAQPDAGTVGIDGKMFDIPHLKAARRTLAAAGET; via the coding sequence ATGAGCCGCACCTTGCGTTCCCTGCTGTTCATTCCCGGCGACAGCGACAAGAAGCTGTCCAAGGTGGCAGGCTGCGGCGCGGACGCGGTAATCCTCGACCTGGAGGACGCGGTCGCACCAGCCAACAAGCTGGCGGCGCGCAAGCGTGTCGCCGACTTCGTGAGCACCTTCGACAGGAATGCTCCGGACGCTCCCGAGCTGTGGGTGCGCATCAATCCGCTCGAGAGCGGCCTGGCCGAAGCCGATATTGCGGCGATGGTCCCCGCCCAGCCGCACGGCATCATGCAGCCCAAGCCCAATGGGCCGGAGGACGTGGCCAGAGTATCCAGCCTGCTCGATCACATGGAGTTGGCTCATGGCGTCAGGCCCGGCTCCATCGGCATCATCCCGGTCGCGACTGAAACCGCGATCGCTCCGTTCCGACTCGGCGAGTATGCTTCGGCCGGGCTTGCGAGGCTGCGCGGCCTGACGTGGGGCGCGGAAGACCTGGCGGCGGCCCTCGGCGCGACCGGCAATCGTGGGCCGGACGGTGAGTGGCTGTTCACATATCGCCTCGTGCGCTCGCTCACCTTGATGGCCGCGCACGCGGCCGGGGTTCCCGCGATCGAGACCCTCCATGCCGATTTCCGCGACGAGCAGGGACTTCTCGCCAGCAGCCGCCAGGCGCGCGGCGAGGGCTTTTCCGGACGACTGGCCATTCACCCGGCGCAAGTCGGGCCGATCAACGAGGGTTTTACCCCGAGTGACGAGGAAGTCTCCTTTGCACGCCGCGTGGTGGCGGCCTTCGCCGCGCAGCCGGACGCCGGGACCGTCGGGATCGACGGCAAGATGTTCGACATCCCCCACCTCAAGGCCGCGCGCCGCACGCTGGCGGCCGCCGGCGAAACGTGA
- a CDS encoding MaoC family dehydratase, with protein sequence MPGLWFDELTVGQTFDHPIRRTVTETDNLLFTTLSHNPAALHLDAEYMKNSDYGRVLVNSCFTLSLMVGVSVGDTTLGTAVANLGWDEVRFPAPVFIGDTLRIETEVLELRESKSRPEAGIVTFSHRAYNQDGKLVATCKRSGLQRKKPS encoded by the coding sequence ATGCCGGGCCTGTGGTTCGACGAACTCACTGTTGGACAGACTTTCGATCACCCGATCCGCCGCACGGTGACCGAAACCGACAACCTGCTGTTCACGACGCTGAGCCACAATCCGGCCGCGCTGCATCTCGATGCCGAATACATGAAGAACAGCGATTACGGCCGGGTGCTGGTAAACTCCTGCTTCACCCTTTCGCTGATGGTCGGCGTATCGGTGGGCGACACCACGTTGGGCACGGCTGTGGCCAATCTCGGCTGGGACGAAGTGCGCTTTCCCGCGCCCGTGTTCATCGGCGATACCCTGCGCATCGAGACAGAAGTGCTCGAATTGCGGGAAAGCAAGTCGCGGCCCGAGGCGGGCATCGTCACTTTCTCGCACCGCGCCTACAACCAGGACGGCAAGCTGGTCGCGACATGCAAGCGCAGCGGGCTTCAGCGAAAGAAGCCCTCATGA
- a CDS encoding transglutaminase-like domain-containing protein, with translation MPIAISASFDFQLDSPTDIILQFEAAAIPEQTILSCNTNVTAEDCARVPAHDAIGERVLFEAEGRVDVSYEALVQVNRMVPDLSALDQLPPHDLPGETLDYLLDSRYCPADRFQPFVEDEFGGTSGGQRVLAIHDWIGRHFSYEPGSSTSTTTALDSFVERRGICRDYAHVLITLARASTIPARYVSCFAPGVNPPDFHAVAEVFLADQQTPGGGAWYIVDATGMADPRETVKIGVGRDAADVSFLTSFGQAHFGGKQVTVTRQAG, from the coding sequence ATGCCCATAGCCATTTCCGCCAGCTTCGATTTCCAACTCGACAGTCCGACCGACATCATCCTCCAGTTCGAAGCTGCGGCCATTCCCGAGCAGACAATCCTGTCCTGCAATACGAACGTCACGGCGGAGGATTGCGCGCGGGTTCCGGCCCATGATGCCATCGGCGAACGCGTGCTGTTCGAGGCGGAAGGGCGCGTGGATGTCTCCTACGAGGCGCTCGTCCAAGTGAACCGGATGGTGCCGGACCTGTCTGCGCTGGACCAGCTGCCGCCTCACGACCTGCCGGGCGAGACACTCGATTACCTGCTGGACTCGCGGTACTGTCCCGCGGACCGTTTCCAGCCGTTCGTGGAGGATGAGTTCGGCGGCACTTCGGGGGGCCAGCGCGTACTCGCCATCCATGACTGGATCGGCCGGCATTTCTCCTATGAGCCGGGCAGCAGCACCTCGACCACCACCGCACTCGACAGCTTCGTCGAGCGGCGGGGGATTTGCCGCGACTATGCCCACGTGCTGATCACGCTGGCGCGCGCCTCCACCATCCCCGCGCGCTATGTCTCCTGCTTCGCGCCTGGAGTTAACCCGCCGGATTTTCACGCAGTCGCCGAAGTCTTCCTGGCCGACCAGCAAACCCCTGGCGGAGGAGCCTGGTACATTGTCGACGCGACCGGAATGGCAGACCCGCGCGAGACGGTGAAGATCGGAGTTGGCCGCGACGCTGCCGACGTCAGTTTCCTGACCAGCTTCGGGCAGGCGCATTTCGGCGGCAAGCAGGTGACCGTCACGCGCCAGGCAGGTTAA